GCCTCAATTAGATCGCGGCACTGCTGATTAATAGGTGTAACGCCGCCGAAATGGTAGTAGTGTTCGGCAACCTCCAGCATGCGTTCTCTGGGAACCGGTTTACCGCGGAGTACGTTTTCCAGAAACGGAATGACGTCGTCTTTGCCTTCGGGCCCTCCAAAGGAAACGAATAGCAGTGCGTCGTAGCGGGGGGAAGGTTCAGAAGGCATTTTCAATTTGGTCAATGAGTGAAGGTGGCGGTGACAGCCGATTCTAGGCCGACCTGCCGTACTTCAAGTCATTTCAAACCGGAATGGAAGCCGCCCCCACAAACAAAATTCGGGCAGTGCAGAGGTTTAGTGGAACAAGGGGGCGCTCGACCGGCATCCCGGCCTGCTGGCACCTATGAGAGATGTTCGGCGTTCAGCCCCGCTAATTGGAATCCGTCGCGGGGGTTCAGTTTGCAGCCAATCAAGAAGCCTCCGTTCTGTTCGATTTGCCACAACGCGATCCCCGCTACGCGCCGCACGCATTTCCCGTCGTTCCACCGAAACGTGAACAGTTCCTCGATTGCCGCTTCGGTGGGACTCTTCACAGCCATGCCTTCGTGGCTGTAGTTGATCACGACACCTTCGGCGTCGGGCTGAGTATTGCCCCAATCCATTCGACCTGAGATCCAGCAGCGGTAGCGCTCTGCCTGACGACGCGGATCTTTTTGCAGGTGACGCAGTTCCCTCGGCAGTCCTCCCAGCAGGAACACTCCGACTTCGTATTCGCTGCCTCGCATTTCGGCCCAGTGAACAATCCCTTCAACCGACATTTCCCGGCCGTTGCCGGGGACCGGAATCTGGACTGTGATCCGTTCGCCAAATTCCGGTTTACCGTCCACTATCAGCCGCAGGTCAACCGATGAAACGCCAATCACGATCGCTGACCGCTGGGAAAGGTTCGTCATGGCCACCGAGGCAGCCACTTCAACATCATGGGCCGCTTTGGCCAATCGCTGCATGCGACCTGACAGTTTGATTGTTTTGGTTGGGGAGAAGGTCATCAGGTGCTCCAAATAATGGCCCGGAAATCGATGACGCAAACCTAACTCACGGGGTGAAAAAACGACTCATTTCCATGCGTGATCGTGTTGAAACTGAGATTCACGGAATCCCTCTCCCTGCTAAACCATTCAACCGGCACCGTAGGCCCGAAAAACACTGGACAGGTCATCAGCAAAACATACACAGGCAAGAACAAGTGAAGCAGATGGGTCACATTCAGTCAAAACAGAGCAACTTCAGCCATTAACAGTTGAAAAAACCGCATCAACAACGCATGATATTGAAAGAACACCGCTCACAAAGCTTCAATAACTGATGATTACTGACGAAAGACGTTCAAAAATCCTCCAGATTGCCGAGGAATCGGGGTTTGTCTCACTGCAGCAACTTGTCGCTGAAGTTGGGGCCAGCGAATCCACCATTCGGCGAGATCTGGAATATCTCGACACCCAGGGACACCTGCACCGCACTCGTGGCGGAGCGGCGTACG
This DNA window, taken from Fuerstiella marisgermanici, encodes the following:
- a CDS encoding PilZ domain-containing protein yields the protein MTFSPTKTIKLSGRMQRLAKAAHDVEVAASVAMTNLSQRSAIVIGVSSVDLRLIVDGKPEFGERITVQIPVPGNGREMSVEGIVHWAEMRGSEYEVGVFLLGGLPRELRHLQKDPRRQAERYRCWISGRMDWGNTQPDAEGVVINYSHEGMAVKSPTEAAIEELFTFRWNDGKCVRRVAGIALWQIEQNGGFLIGCKLNPRDGFQLAGLNAEHLS